Within Sorangiineae bacterium MSr11367, the genomic segment CCGTGATGTGGCACTTTTCGCATTGATCGACGCGCGCATCGATGCGGTTCGAGCGCGAGTGAATGAAGTGCGTGCGCGCGTAGATGTTGCCCTCGAGCTCGAACTCCAGCGGAACGTGGCACCCCGTGCACGTGGCGCGGTCGTTGTTCGCGTGGAGGAGCACCCCCAGCGACGAATTGCCTGAATGGCAGGTGTTGCACGGACCGGTGCCGAGCGGCGTGGTGGTGGGCTCCGGCGAGCCAACCTGAATCTTCACGGTGTGCGACGCGGGGATGTCCTCGCCGCGGTAGACGCGCCGTCCCTTGGTGGTGATGTAATACGTACCCGGTTTGGCATTCGCGGGAACCGTGTATTCCCACGTATCGGGCACGGGGTTGTCCCAATAGGGCTCCCCGCCGAAGAGATCGTGCGACGTTGGGAAGGTGCGGAACTGCGCCGAAAAGCCGTCGCGTTCGGGCAGGGCGGTGGGCTGCACGTCGAGTGTCCGATCGAAGAAGATCGACCCGGGCGCGATGGTGCGGCTCGGCTGAATGTCCTGCGCCGGCCCCTCCAGGGTGCTCATGAGCATGCGCTCGCGATGCTTGCGCCGGTAATACGTGGTCGTGGCGTCGAAGAACGCTTGATAATAGCTAATACCCGTATCGTCGCGCTTGAACCTTACATCGTTGTAGGTCGGCAGCGACCCTTCCGGATGCAAGCGGTGTCCGGCGCCGTCCAAAAGGCTAATTTGGTATTTGATTTTCCCACCAGGGGGATACGTCCCGTCTTCCCGTGGAGCCGTGAGCGCCTTCACGTCGATGTTGAATCCGTAGTCGAACGCCGGCGAAGGATCCTGCGTGACAGGAATGGTGTAGCGCTTCCCCGGGTGGAGGGACCAGGTCAGACGAAACTGCGTCGTCGCGGCCGAGATGTAAAACGTGCGATCCGGATGCATCGCATTGCGCAGCTCGACGAGGGCCTCCTCGCGAAATTTCTTCGCGCCGGTGCAGTCCGTGCGGGTCTTGCAGTCGAAGGTCCACTGGATGCCGCGCGTGCGGCGCACGAAGAAGTCGTCCGTGTCGCGCCGATCGCGATCGATGCCCGCGTCGTAGATCAGCGGGGCCGAGGTGGGCCGTCCGCGACCGTCGAGCTGCTCCAAAATGAGGAACGAGCGCTCGTTCATCCAGCGCGCATTGCGGAAAAAGCGGCGGTTCGTATAGAGCCCGCTGACCGCATCCGGCGTGTCCAAGGCCGATTCGTCGGCAAGCTCGAGGCCGCGCCAGGAGAGATCCGCAAAGTCGCCCCGACGACGCAGGCCGTCGATGTCCTCATCGACGCCCGTGTCGAACCAGGCGCGCAGATCGATCTGGTTGAGGAAGAACGTTTGTCCCGAACGAACCTTGATGGCCGTGCCCTTGGCGTTGTCGACATCGAGCGCGAGCCCGATGGGCGTCTGCCGCGTCGTCGGTTGCTGCGTGTGGATCGTCTCGACGGTTACGGGCGCGCCATCCGCTTCTTGCGGCGAAGCCGCAACATCGTCCCCGTCGCCCGAGACACACGCGCCAGTAAGCGCTGACCCCATGACCACTGCCGCAAACGCAAAATAGAAAGAGCCACTCACCCTCCCGCAACGCTCCATAGAGCCTCCCTTTTATCGGACTCTCCTTTCGGCCTCGCGTCGGGACTGCGAACCCTGGCCTGAGCGGAGCAAGCCGATAATCGGAAGATACGGTGCGGACTCCGCGATTTCTACTTGAATTGTTTATCCATATAAAAATTTGAAGGTACTTTCTTCCACTCCGCCCCATTTGTAGGTGGCGTGGGTGGTCGATTCTGGGCGCGCCATCCAAGTAAAACCAAGGCTAGGCCCAGGCCCTCACTTGGCGGACATCGCGACCAGAACGTCGAAGGGTCCACGGCGTGTGCGAATGTCGCGATAGCCGCGCGCTTCGAGTTCACGAACGTAAAAGTCGATTTCGCGCAACCGGCTCACGCAGGAGTCGACGCCAATCAGGAAATAGGTCCAGAAGAACTGAATCGCCAGGCGATCCGGCGTGCGGAATTCCTCGCACACGACGAGCCGCCCGCCCGGTGCGAGGGCGCGCGTGGCCTTGTCGAGAAGCATCCGCGCGGTCGCTGCGGGCCAGTCGTGCAGCACGCGCACGAAGGAGATGACGTCGTAGCCCCGGGGAAATTCCTCGTTCAGGAAGTCGCCGGCCACGAATCCGAGACGCGCACCGACACCCGACCCTTCGGCGCGGCCGCGCACCAAGGGCTCGGTGATGGCCAAGTTGAGCACGTCGGCCGTCAGCGTTGCATGCCGCGTGAGGACGGATGCTGCCAGCGCGCCATCCCCTCCCCCAACGTCGAGCCAGCGCTCCGATCCCGTCACGAAAATGTCGTCATGCGCGGTGCGAAAGGCCTCGGCAATCGGGGGAACGCCCGCCGCCATGCTTGCTTCGAACTGCGCATGCTGCGTGGGGGTCGAAGGCGGCCAATCGAAGGCGTCCCGCGGAACGTGGTGCTCACCGCGCAAAGTCGCCGGCAGCTTGTTTTCCAGGACGCGCCATGGATACGTGTCGCGATCGCGCTCGATGGAGGTCTCTCCGAGCACGGCGCGCGCTGCCGCTTCCAGAGGCTCGCGTGCGGTGTAGCGCGTCGACTCGATCCCCGCGTCCGCATCGTGCGCGTCCTCGCGCGCCACGAAGCCCAATGTTTCCAGCGCGTCGAGCAGCTTGTACAGACGCAGCGGAACGGAACCCGTGTCGTGCGCCAGCTCGCCCAGGGTTGCGGGGCCTCGATCGAGGCGGGCGAGGATCCCCAACTCGAGTGCCGTTTTCACGACATCGAGCCCTTTGCTTGCGTTGAAAAGAAGACTCAATAGCGCCCGCGCGGAAAACGCTTCGCCCCCCATTCGGCTTACCTTTTCGCCCGTTCGGTGAGCGCCTTCATGAAGGTATCGATTTCGCCTTCCGTGTTGAACGCATGAGGGCCAATGCGCACCCCACATCGATAGCTGCAGACCATTTGCCGCTCCCCTTGCAGATGCCCGAGCTCCCGCACCACCTCCTCGTCGCCCTCGAAGCGCAAGGAAACGATGCCGGCCCGCCGCTCGGGCGGACGCGGTGTGGTCACGGTGAGGCCCGCCGCGTCCGCGTGGTCGATGATGCGCTGTGTATGCGCCAGCGAGATCTCGCGGACCCGTGAAATACCGAACGAGCGCATCAATTCGAAACCGACGCGCGCCATCAGCAACGGCAGCACCAAGGGGGTGCCGCCGGCAAAGCGGCGCGTGCCCTCGGCCAGCTCCGTTTGCGTGCGAAACGTCAGCGGATTGCGTGAAGCCATCCATCCGGGCGTGAGAGGCTCGAGGCTCGCGGCCAGCGCGGGGCGCAGGTACATGAAGGCCGCGTGGTACGGCCCGCAAAGCCACTTGCTCGCACCACCGAAGAGCGCATCGACCCCCAGCTCCGTCACGTCGAGCGGCACGACACCGAGCGCGGCATAAGCATCCAGCGCCACCAGCGCACCGACGCTTCGCGCCCGCTCGACGATGGGCGCGAGCGCGAGCCGCGCCCCCGTGTTCGACGTGGCCAGCGAGAGAAAGACCAGGCGCGTCCGCTCGTCGATGGCGCGAACGACCGCCTCCTCGTCGATCGAATACCCATCGCGTGACGCGACCACGACGGTATCCGCACCGAGCCGGTGCAAACCTCGAAAGAGAAGTTCGGCGGTGGGGAACTCCAAATCGCTCGTCACGATGCGATTTCGCCCCGAATCGTATTCGAGCGCCGCCGCAAATCGGCCGAGCAAGGTGGCCACGTTCACGTCACACAGGACGGATCCCGCCGGCGCGCCGAGAAAGGCGGCCACGTCGTCGGCATAATGGTGGATCTCGCGCCACCACGTTTCCCATGTATCGTCGCGCCAATCGTCCAAGGAGTCCCAATAGTTGCTTAGGACCTCCTGCACACCGCGCGGGGTGAGCCCGGTCGAATTGCTATTCAGATAAAGGCATCGCTCCAGAATGGGGAATTGCGCACGAAGCCGGGACACGTCGAGCGGCGCGTCGAGAGGCGCCCCGCCATCCGGCCCGGACGTCATTTGCGGTTTCCGAGACCGGTGCGGATCCCCGACTCACTTTCGTCGCACGCCACCAACGGCCGCGAGGAAAGGCTCGGATGGCTCGGCGAGGCATCGCGCGAGCGCAACGTGGTCGGACTCGCACCGCCATCGCGGGTCCAGCCGCGCGACATTTCCACGCGCACCTCCCATAAGGCGGGAAAGAGCGGCTTCGTGGTGCGCGGCCCGAGGGCGACGGTCGGAAATCCGTCGAGCGCCTTCACCGATCGATCGATGCCCAACGTGCGCCGCACCAGGGTGAAGTGGGCGGCCAGCCACATTTGAAAGCCGGAATCCACGTCGACGAAGAGCTCACAAATGTGGTGCAAATCGCGATATCGGGCGCGTTCCTCGTACACGTCACGAATGCGTACATCGCGCCGCTTCAGAAGCTCGCCCAATGCGTCATTGGCCGTCTCGGCGGCGAGGAGCAGCTCGA encodes:
- a CDS encoding cytochrome c3 family protein, with translation MGSALTGACVSGDGDDVAASPQEADGAPVTVETIHTQQPTTRQTPIGLALDVDNAKGTAIKVRSGQTFFLNQIDLRAWFDTGVDEDIDGLRRRGDFADLSWRGLELADESALDTPDAVSGLYTNRRFFRNARWMNERSFLILEQLDGRGRPTSAPLIYDAGIDRDRRDTDDFFVRRTRGIQWTFDCKTRTDCTGAKKFREEALVELRNAMHPDRTFYISAATTQFRLTWSLHPGKRYTIPVTQDPSPAFDYGFNIDVKALTAPREDGTYPPGGKIKYQISLLDGAGHRLHPEGSLPTYNDVRFKRDDTGISYYQAFFDATTTYYRRKHRERMLMSTLEGPAQDIQPSRTIAPGSIFFDRTLDVQPTALPERDGFSAQFRTFPTSHDLFGGEPYWDNPVPDTWEYTVPANAKPGTYYITTKGRRVYRGEDIPASHTVKIQVGSPEPTTTPLGTGPCNTCHSGNSSLGVLLHANNDRATCTGCHVPLEFELEGNIYARTHFIHSRSNRIDARVDQCEKCHITAESIQRTSKSACLSCHKSYPEWHVRDFGPIDNMYVGATSQRSFDQCTSACHVTHPGSKLGH
- a CDS encoding methyltransferase domain-containing protein, whose product is MGGEAFSARALLSLLFNASKGLDVVKTALELGILARLDRGPATLGELAHDTGSVPLRLYKLLDALETLGFVAREDAHDADAGIESTRYTAREPLEAAARAVLGETSIERDRDTYPWRVLENKLPATLRGEHHVPRDAFDWPPSTPTQHAQFEASMAAGVPPIAEAFRTAHDDIFVTGSERWLDVGGGDGALAASVLTRHATLTADVLNLAITEPLVRGRAEGSGVGARLGFVAGDFLNEEFPRGYDVISFVRVLHDWPAATARMLLDKATRALAPGGRLVVCEEFRTPDRLAIQFFWTYFLIGVDSCVSRLREIDFYVRELEARGYRDIRTRRGPFDVLVAMSAK
- a CDS encoding aminotransferase class V-fold PLP-dependent enzyme gives rise to the protein MTSGPDGGAPLDAPLDVSRLRAQFPILERCLYLNSNSTGLTPRGVQEVLSNYWDSLDDWRDDTWETWWREIHHYADDVAAFLGAPAGSVLCDVNVATLLGRFAAALEYDSGRNRIVTSDLEFPTAELLFRGLHRLGADTVVVASRDGYSIDEEAVVRAIDERTRLVFLSLATSNTGARLALAPIVERARSVGALVALDAYAALGVVPLDVTELGVDALFGGASKWLCGPYHAAFMYLRPALAASLEPLTPGWMASRNPLTFRTQTELAEGTRRFAGGTPLVLPLLMARVGFELMRSFGISRVREISLAHTQRIIDHADAAGLTVTTPRPPERRAGIVSLRFEGDEEVVRELGHLQGERQMVCSYRCGVRIGPHAFNTEGEIDTFMKALTERAKR
- a CDS encoding tryptophan 2,3-dioxygenase family protein, with the protein product MRARNLHLALQAPLENKYMGKPVGAGLLDYEVYLRTSELRSLQSSPHALVIPDEMLFQIAHQSQELWLKLAAFETIGLVEAIDGDDLWAAAETLKRQVLVMKTLESELAVISTLSPEAFLVVRRFLGNGSGLQSPGYFELLLAAETANDALGELLKRRDVRIRDVYEERARYRDLHHICELFVDVDSGFQMWLAAHFTLVRRTLGIDRSVKALDGFPTVALGPRTTKPLFPALWEVRVEMSRGWTRDGGASPTTLRSRDASPSHPSLSSRPLVACDESESGIRTGLGNRK